The genome window ACCAGAGGCAATGTAATAGAAAGAAAATCCCTTGATTAAAGATGAATCATCTTGGCTAAAATGAGGAATAGCTCAGTTAAAGTACATTTGTCATAAAATGTTCACAGAATAGACATAATCTAAGCTGTTTTTTCTTTGAACGAAGTACCCCTATTTGATATGATGAAAGAGGTTAACACATTCAAAGTAGTGTTAACCTCTCTTTTTGCAAAACTGCAGAAATAAGGAAAGGAGATTTGAAATGATACATAAAAAGAAATTTATATCTGGATTAGTAGCATTAGCAGCTGTCTTCTTTATAGCATTACCAGTTAGCGCTCATGTTACCGTGAATCCATCCCAATCTACTACAGAGGCGTGGGAAACGTATACTGTAAGAATTCCAGTTGAAAAAGATGTGGATACAACAAAGGTAACGATTAAAATTCCCGAAAATGTGGAGTATAAAATGTATGAACCTGTCGATGGCTGGAAAACGACTACAACAAAAGATGATAATGATAAAGTGGCAACTGTAACTTGGGAAGCAGAATCAGAAGAGACTGCTATTAAGGCTGGTCAATATCGCGATTTTACTTTTAGAGCACAGAATCCAAAAGAGCCTGGCGATATAGCATGGGATGCATTCCAGTACTATGCAGATGGCAGCATTGTGGAATGGACTGGAGACAGTGATGCTGAGCTGCCTCATTCTATCACAAATATTGCTCAATCTAATGAAACGGTTGATAGTCATGGACACAGCACAAAAACGGATGATGCAGCAGATGATCAACAGAAAGACAAAGATGCCGAGCATGCAAATGAAGGTACAAATGTAAATACGATATTATCGATTATCGCTATTGTTTTATCATTAGCTGCAATTGTAATAATTTTTATAAGAAAAAAATAAGAACTAGTTAAAGAGTTCATTCCTTAAGAGAAGTTTAACTTCAAGGAATGGACTTTTTTTTGAGAATTTAAGGACATCGGCAGGGAATTGACCATATTGGTTCGAGTAGTAATAAAAAATATTATATTCCACATAATAAATACATACTAAATAGAAAAAGGAATGATT of Niallia circulans contains these proteins:
- a CDS encoding YcnI family protein: MIHKKKFISGLVALAAVFFIALPVSAHVTVNPSQSTTEAWETYTVRIPVEKDVDTTKVTIKIPENVEYKMYEPVDGWKTTTTKDDNDKVATVTWEAESEETAIKAGQYRDFTFRAQNPKEPGDIAWDAFQYYADGSIVEWTGDSDAELPHSITNIAQSNETVDSHGHSTKTDDAADDQQKDKDAEHANEGTNVNTILSIIAIVLSLAAIVIIFIRKK